GATCGCTCACTACTGTTCTAAACAAAACGGCAGGAGTAAAATTATATCCACTTTTTTCCAAAAACTTCATCGTATCTTCGGTAGCCACATCAGAGCAAGGGTATAAAAACTTCTCGTTTGCATGTTTCTTTAGCACCTCTGCTAAATCTGCTGCAGTTTGCTTACCAAAAAAGATTTTACGCTTCCTATACTGAATATACTTCTGTAGGTACAAAGCAATGGTCTCAGACAGACAGAAATATTTCAGCTCTGCTGGCACTTCATAACGCATTTCCTCACAGATTCTAAAAAAATGATCTGCTGCATTGCGGCTGGTAAAAATTACTGCTGTAAAATCGGCCAGGTTAATCTTATCCTTTCTAAAGTCTCTTGCTGGTACACCTTCAACGTGAATAAAAGACCTAAAATCAACTTTTAAATTGTGTTTTTTGGCCAAATCGTAATAAGGAGATTTTTCTGTTTCAGGTTTTGGTAGAGTAACCAAAATACTTTTTACTTTGCGGATTCTAGAGTCGTTCGTTTCTTGCATTTTCCTTTTTCCTGCTACAGCCCTATCGTTTTAATTAGTATTAGAATAGGGCATATTTCGAGGGCGCAAAAGTACAAAATTAAATGCATTCTAGAAAACTTATTATTAGAAAGTATTGTAATTCCTGCCCTTAATAATTGAAATGCAAAAATTATGCCTAACAGTAAGAATGCCAACACGATATATATTGCACCATATTTAAGTGGCGATAGCGCAAAAGCAACAACCAGGGGGATAAATAGCAGTGAAGCATTGAAGTAACTGAGGTACAATATAGAGATGTATTCGCCCACTGGTTTCTGTACATTAAACAAGTATCCCAAAAAGCGCAAAAGAACCAGTTTTAGAGCATAAAAAACAATTATAGTAATGGATATACTGAAAAAAAACTTAAACCCATCTTTAGCCTGATACATATCATTCCACTGCGCAACCAGAAAAAAGAACATTCCAAAAACGAAACCAAACTGCACAAAAAGCAATAAAAATGGCCACGAACTAAACAGGTTATCTTCTTTGTTAATATTATTCAAAATCCTGTTGCTAAAAAACGATTGAACGATTGCCGATAATTGCTTAAAAAAAGCATTTTTTAGAATCGCAAAGATGATGAGCATACCAAAAATAAATCCCAGCAAACCAACATTGCCTTTTGGGATTTTTATGCCAAGCTGATACGGATTCGCCTTTTTCTTTAGGTGCTGGTATTTCTTTTGCCAAGCCAGTAAATCGAGTTTAGGAAAAAGATATTCCTTTTCAATGGTATCGAGCAAAGCCCCCTTATTAATTAAGCTATCAGGAAGCACCCAGGTGTGATGAACAAGCGAATCGGTCGAAAATTTCTGTCTGGCAAGTGTTGCCGAATCGGGCCGGGACCTTCGATACTGATATTGATTTACAGCTACGCTATCTGCTTGAACAGGAATTTCTTGTGCCGCTACAAAATGAGCAGACCATACAAACGCGAACAAGAAGAAAATAAATTTCGGCATGCTGTAAATCAAAACTTAAGGATGCAAAAGTAGTTGAATAATCATTGTTTACCTAAAGAAAATAAATGGATTGATGAATAACTTTAGCAACTATGGAAAAATAGCACGCATTCAATAATGTCCAATTCAAAAAAGAAAACGTCAATATTTGGAATAACAACTGCAACTTCAGAAAAGTTAGATGAAAGGCGATGGAATAAAACCTTTAGAAGGAACGCAAAAATCCAGATTGCTAAACAGAAAGAGTTTCCGCATAAAATTTCGGCTGTTACAAAAGTTTGGGATGGAGATAAAGATGAAAAAAGATATTTAAAAAACTACAGCAGCAAAGAAATGCGAAAGTAATTTCATTCATTTAAGCATTACCGCAAGTAAAGCAATAGCTTTACTTATCAACTAAAAAGTAAAGCTATTACTTTACTATATTTAAAATAACCTACGCACGCTGGCTAACTCATATTTATAACAATAAAGAAAATTTAACTTCACTATCTTTGCTCCAATGTCTGGTATCTATATCCATATCCTTTTTGCAAAAAGGCCTGTCACTATTGCGATTTTCATTTTAGCACTTCTTTAAAATATGCTGATGAAATGGTTGATGCGATCTGCAAGGAAATCAAAATGAAAAAAGATCGGATCAGCGGACAGGTTGGAAGCATTTATTTTGGCGGTGGAACACCTTCTATTTTATCGCAGACGGCTTTGCAAAAGATCTTCGACGCCATTAACCACACTTTTTCGGTTGATGCAAATGCCGAAATTACCATAGAAACCAATCCCGATGATTTAACGGCTCAGAAATTAAAAGAACTGAAACAATTGCCTGTTAACCGCTTTAGCGTGGGTGTACAGTCTTTTTATGATGAAGATCTGATTTGGATGAATAGGGCACACCAGGCCCAAGAAGCGGAAGATTGCATCAGAAGAAGTCAGGATGCCGGTTTTGAAAACTTAACCCTCGATTTAATTTATGGCTATCCTTTGCTTACCGATCAAAAATGGCTAAGTAATATTCAAAAAGCAATTGAGCTTGAGGTTCCACACATTTCGGCCTACGCCCTAACAGTAGAACCCCGGACAGCTTTAGCTCATGCCATTAAAAACAAAAAACAAACTCCGGTAAACGATAACCAAAGTGCTGCTCAGTTTGTAATTTTGATGGAGAAACTGATGGATGCCGGATTTGAACACTATGAAATTTCAAATTTCGCCAAGCCAGATCATTATGCAGTGCATAATACCAACTACTGGAAAGGAATAGATTATATTGGTATTGGCCCATCAGCCCATGGCTTTAATGGCCAGAACCGCTATATGAACCCCGCTAATAACGCCATGTATATGGAAACATTAGGCCATAACAAACTTCCGGAAATTGTTGAAGAACTCAGCCTGAACGATCGGTTTAACGAATATATTATGACTTCGTTAAGAACGATGTGGGGAACCGATTTACAAAAAATAAATACCGATTTCGGGAAAGACTTTTTAACAGAAACAAAACACAACCTTAAAAATTTCGAAGATAAAGACTGGCTAGTGGCTGACGGAGATAACATTTATTTAAGTCAAACCGGAAA
The nucleotide sequence above comes from Pedobacter riviphilus. Encoded proteins:
- a CDS encoding uroporphyrinogen-III synthase, whose translation is MQETNDSRIRKVKSILVTLPKPETEKSPYYDLAKKHNLKVDFRSFIHVEGVPARDFRKDKINLADFTAVIFTSRNAADHFFRICEEMRYEVPAELKYFCLSETIALYLQKYIQYRKRKIFFGKQTAADLAEVLKKHANEKFLYPCSDVATEDTMKFLEKSGYNFTPAVLFRTVVSDLSDLAEVFYDVIAFFSPSSIQSLFKNFPDFKQNNTRIAAFGTNTSKACTDMDLIVDIAAPTPGVPSMTMAIENYIKISNK
- a CDS encoding DUF4271 domain-containing protein — protein: MPKFIFFLFAFVWSAHFVAAQEIPVQADSVAVNQYQYRRSRPDSATLARQKFSTDSLVHHTWVLPDSLINKGALLDTIEKEYLFPKLDLLAWQKKYQHLKKKANPYQLGIKIPKGNVGLLGFIFGMLIIFAILKNAFFKQLSAIVQSFFSNRILNNINKEDNLFSSWPFLLLFVQFGFVFGMFFFLVAQWNDMYQAKDGFKFFFSISITIIVFYALKLVLLRFLGYLFNVQKPVGEYISILYLSYFNASLLFIPLVVAFALSPLKYGAIYIVLAFLLLGIIFAFQLLRAGITILSNNKFSRMHLILYFCALEICPILILIKTIGL